A window of Sulfurimonas gotlandica GD1 contains these coding sequences:
- a CDS encoding Fic family protein, translated as MDFTPIIPLRSNKQIPQDLLDRAEKLIHSSIALTGGHPAETLNAVREYLRTINSYYSNKIESEGTSPLDIEKAMKKDFSSDKKKCTLQMLSLAHIETQKRVEHLVEDENFSPYKTEFICSIHNYLYSQDGVDSFLEIEGLQNKMTPGVLRTHDVNVGDHVAPDVKELPSLMNKFELLYRDGLVGSKVNKLIYALASHHRLVYIHPFLDGNGRTSRLALDGALLSCGISGYGLWNISRGLARSGDKYKDMLAYADMHRQGEYDGTGALSTRALNEFVSYMLTCAQDQVDYMTKYLKLSSLTERLTKYVKLTQSGMFDLAPLPKDTDKIFKELLLRGEFKKRTEIDEILGVSRRTATEITKELLHRGYIQSDGPKSSIRLKINSHLAEHIFPEL; from the coding sequence ATGGATTTTACTCCAATCATACCACTGAGAAGCAATAAACAAATTCCACAAGATTTACTAGATAGAGCTGAAAAACTTATTCATTCAAGTATTGCTTTGACAGGTGGGCATCCTGCAGAAACGCTTAATGCTGTACGCGAATATTTACGTACAATCAATAGCTATTATTCTAATAAAATTGAATCGGAAGGTACAAGTCCACTAGACATAGAAAAAGCAATGAAAAAAGATTTTTCTAGCGACAAAAAAAAGTGTACACTTCAAATGTTATCATTAGCCCACATTGAGACTCAAAAGAGAGTTGAACATCTTGTAGAGGATGAAAATTTCAGTCCTTATAAAACAGAATTTATTTGCTCTATTCATAATTATCTCTACTCTCAAGATGGAGTTGATTCCTTTCTTGAGATAGAAGGACTTCAAAACAAAATGACACCTGGTGTATTACGTACACATGACGTTAATGTGGGAGATCATGTTGCTCCTGATGTGAAAGAGCTACCATCACTCATGAATAAGTTTGAACTGTTGTATAGAGATGGCTTAGTTGGCTCAAAAGTCAACAAGCTAATATATGCATTAGCTTCTCACCATAGACTAGTCTATATTCACCCCTTTCTAGATGGAAATGGAAGAACTTCTCGACTTGCACTTGATGGTGCATTACTCTCTTGCGGCATTAGTGGATATGGATTATGGAACATATCAAGAGGCTTAGCTCGTAGTGGCGATAAATATAAAGATATGCTTGCCTATGCCGACATGCATCGTCAAGGAGAGTATGATGGTACGGGAGCACTATCGACAAGAGCTTTGAATGAGTTTGTATCCTATATGCTTACTTGTGCTCAAGATCAAGTTGATTACATGACCAAATACTTGAAACTAAGTTCTCTAACTGAGAGATTGACTAAATATGTTAAACTAACACAAAGTGGAATGTTTGACCTTGCTCCTCTTCCTAAAGATACAGACAAAATATTCAAAGAACTTTTACTTAGAGGGGAATTCAAAAAAAGAACAGAGATAGATGAAATATTAGGTGTAAGTAGAAGAACTGCAACTGAAATAACAAAAGAATTACTCCATAGAGGTTACATACAATCGGATGGTCCAAAGAGTTCTATAAGACTAAAAATCAATTCCCATCTAGCAGAACATATTTTTCCTGAACTATAA